The following coding sequences are from one Clostridioides difficile ATCC 9689 = DSM 1296 window:
- a CDS encoding HAD family hydrolase, giving the protein MVDSIIFDLDGTLWDSTEEVCKVWQDVLSKHKEIELSVTKDLFRSLMGLSFEEIANRLFPNLSEEERMNLLNECSLKECDYLSENGAKLFDDIEDTLKLLSKKYKLFIVSNCQAGYIESFLKAHKLEQYFIDFECPGNTGLHKGENNKLIIERNKLINPIYVGDTQGDANSAKFVGIPFIYAKYGFGNVDVYDYFIDSFKDLLEHDILK; this is encoded by the coding sequence GTGGTAGATAGTATTATTTTTGATTTAGATGGAACATTGTGGGATTCAACTGAAGAAGTATGCAAAGTCTGGCAGGATGTTTTAAGTAAACATAAGGAAATAGAATTAAGTGTCACAAAAGATTTATTTAGAAGTCTTATGGGGCTTTCTTTTGAGGAAATAGCAAATCGTTTATTTCCAAATTTAAGTGAAGAAGAAAGAATGAATTTATTGAATGAATGTTCTTTGAAAGAATGTGACTATTTATCTGAAAATGGAGCTAAATTATTTGATGATATAGAAGATACTCTTAAATTACTATCTAAAAAATATAAATTATTTATAGTAAGTAATTGTCAAGCTGGATATATAGAATCTTTTTTAAAAGCACATAAACTAGAACAGTATTTTATAGATTTTGAATGTCCTGGTAATACTGGTTTGCATAAAGGAGAAAATAATAAACTTATAATTGAAAGAAATAAATTAATAAATCCAATCTATGTTGGTGATACGCAAGGTGATGCAAATAGTGCTAAGTTTGTAGGTATACCTTTTATATATGCCAAATATGGGTTTGGGAATGTAGATGTATATGATTATTTTATAGACTCATTTAAAGATTTGTTAGAACATGATATATTAAAATAA
- a CDS encoding thiamine diphosphokinase, with product MKICIVLNGEIEDYEVTRDIIIKECYDCIICADGGANHTYKMEIMPDYILGDLDSVEEEKINFYKNKGVKFEKFPSKKDETDTELCLFLAKTLKANHIDFFGALGGRIDHTLANIKLLYYLKEDGIYSRILSDKEEMYIVENEEISLYGNPGDTISVIAINGDAKGVTLTGLEYPLDNYYMKYSVPIGISNVMLSNSCKIKVEQGCVLVVRNL from the coding sequence ATGAAAATCTGTATTGTTTTAAATGGCGAAATTGAAGATTACGAAGTTACAAGAGATATTATAATTAAGGAATGTTATGACTGCATAATATGTGCAGATGGAGGGGCAAATCACACTTATAAAATGGAAATAATGCCAGATTATATATTAGGAGATTTAGATTCAGTAGAAGAAGAAAAGATAAATTTCTATAAAAATAAAGGTGTTAAATTTGAAAAATTTCCATCTAAAAAAGATGAGACTGATACAGAGCTTTGTCTTTTTTTAGCTAAGACACTTAAAGCAAATCATATTGATTTTTTTGGTGCTTTAGGGGGAAGGATTGACCACACTCTTGCAAATATAAAGCTATTATATTATTTAAAAGAAGATGGTATATATTCTAGGATACTTTCTGATAAAGAAGAGATGTATATAGTTGAAAATGAGGAAATTTCATTGTATGGAAACCCAGGGGACACTATTTCTGTAATAGCTATAAATGGTGATGCTAAGGGTGTAACACTTACTGGCTTAGAATACCCTCTCGATAATTATTATATGAAATACTCTGTACCTATTGGAATATCAAATGTTATGTTGAGTAATTCTTGTAAGATTAAAGTAGAGCAAGGCTGTGTACTTGTAGTTAGAAATTTATAA
- a CDS encoding response regulator transcription factor, with amino-acid sequence MNSYNILVVEDEKEIADAIEIYLLNQGYNVFKGYNGLEGLKVIENQEIHLAIVDIMMPKMDGITLTMKLRENYNFPVIMLSAKSEEVDKIMGLNIGADDYVTKPFKPLELLARVNSQLRRYTKYLNMVGNKEQKVESDDSVFAIGGLELNENTKEVSIDGKYIKTTPIEFKILSLLMRNAGRVFSADEIYERVWNENAVNTDTVMVHVRNIREKIEIDPKNPKYLKVVWGVGYKIEKI; translated from the coding sequence ATGAATTCATATAATATTTTGGTGGTAGAAGATGAAAAGGAGATAGCAGATGCTATAGAAATATATCTATTAAATCAAGGATATAATGTTTTTAAGGGATACAATGGATTAGAAGGTCTTAAGGTTATAGAAAACCAAGAAATACATTTAGCTATAGTTGATATAATGATGCCTAAAATGGATGGTATAACACTTACAATGAAGCTTAGAGAAAACTATAATTTTCCAGTAATAATGCTATCTGCAAAATCAGAGGAAGTTGACAAAATAATGGGGCTTAATATAGGAGCAGACGATTATGTAACAAAACCTTTTAAGCCATTAGAACTATTGGCTAGAGTTAATTCACAACTTAGAAGGTACACTAAGTATCTAAACATGGTTGGAAATAAAGAGCAAAAGGTAGAAAGTGACGATAGTGTGTTTGCAATAGGCGGATTAGAATTAAATGAAAATACAAAAGAAGTTAGTATTGATGGAAAGTATATAAAAACAACTCCTATAGAATTTAAAATACTAAGTTTACTTATGAGAAATGCAGGAAGAGTTTTTTCTGCTGATGAAATATATGAAAGAGTTTGGAATGAGAATGCTGTAAATACAGATACAGTTATGGTACATGTGAGGAATATAAGGGAAAAGATAGAAATTGACCCAAAAAATCCTAAATATTTAAAGGTGGTGTGGGGTGTTGGATACAAAATTGAAAAAATTTAA
- a CDS encoding HAMP domain-containing sensor histidine kinase, with product MLDTKLKKFKDKYIVTIIVFILMLSASLGMISQYSTIQASAKGGAENPFEQESFVDSIYKGSYVLYHNMKEEQEGKMIQPSKLFINEETMNYIKNVSKEKDTYDGSETYYTDDSINADFNENFENWEHFIKASGKNLKYYLVDKESNFEFFNDNKELGVLDTTKNDASKENSDENQSKNTEMNDEERQKQITDIKENYRFYVVMNFDKDGKVNIVDSYGVNQKVINQMLLSKAREDLMDTSLGGNSISYKLSPIKNITLVYAVPKAISKGDSVEYGYGNTYFDDGIISYISNVENNSYYKISGMILKIILAIVVIVALAFPYRKSKELLGFDTLSRIPLEILFIALAIIQGLVDLYPTVIISNTLSGNYVEYLINNDISAKMASILVSLMNLTYWFVIFSIIFVFIILLKHILNVGIREYFTKHTMTGMFFVWLKKAGKTVINQIRTINLKEKPNKTIVTILGINLLIIVIMCSMWFFGIILALIYSVVLFKILSDYSKKTIYEYNQLLDVTKKISDGNLDVNMEKDLGFFNPIKDELGNIQTGFKKAVDEEVKSQKMKTELISNVSHDLKTPLTSIITYIDLLKDESITDENRKLYIDTLDRKSQRLQHLIEDLFEVSKANSGDVYLNIVNVDIVSLMKQTLLELDDKLADSSLIVKNNFSNEKIILPLDSQRTFRVFENLIINISKYAMPNSRVYIDILETDNKVNIMLKNMSASEIDFSVDDIMERFVRGDKSRNTEGSGLGLAIAKSFIELQGGKMNISVDGDLFKVTITFNKN from the coding sequence GTGTTGGATACAAAATTGAAAAAATTTAAAGATAAATATATAGTTACTATTATAGTTTTTATACTTATGTTATCAGCATCATTAGGTATGATTAGTCAATATTCTACTATACAAGCAAGTGCTAAAGGTGGAGCAGAGAATCCATTTGAACAGGAAAGCTTTGTAGATAGTATATATAAAGGAAGTTATGTTTTATATCATAATATGAAGGAAGAACAAGAAGGTAAGATGATACAACCATCAAAGCTATTTATCAATGAAGAAACTATGAACTATATAAAAAATGTAAGTAAAGAAAAAGATACTTATGATGGTTCAGAAACTTACTATACAGATGATAGTATTAATGCAGATTTTAATGAAAACTTTGAAAATTGGGAGCATTTCATTAAAGCGTCAGGAAAGAATTTAAAGTACTATTTAGTTGATAAAGAAAGCAATTTTGAATTTTTTAATGATAATAAAGAATTAGGAGTACTTGATACAACAAAGAATGATGCTTCAAAAGAAAATTCTGATGAAAATCAGTCAAAAAATACAGAAATGAATGATGAGGAAAGACAAAAGCAGATTACAGATATAAAAGAAAACTATAGATTCTACGTTGTAATGAATTTTGATAAAGATGGAAAAGTAAATATTGTAGATTCTTATGGAGTAAATCAAAAAGTTATTAATCAAATGTTGTTATCTAAAGCAAGAGAAGATTTAATGGATACAAGTTTAGGAGGAAATTCAATTTCATATAAGTTATCTCCAATAAAAAATATAACATTAGTATATGCTGTACCTAAAGCAATAAGTAAAGGTGATAGTGTAGAGTATGGTTATGGAAATACTTATTTTGATGATGGTATAATTTCATATATAAGCAATGTAGAAAATAATTCTTATTATAAGATTTCTGGAATGATTTTAAAAATTATATTAGCTATAGTTGTTATTGTAGCTTTAGCATTCCCATATAGAAAATCTAAAGAGTTGCTAGGATTTGATACATTATCAAGAATACCGTTAGAGATACTCTTTATTGCTCTTGCTATTATACAGGGGCTTGTAGATTTATATCCTACTGTTATAATAAGTAATACCTTGAGTGGGAATTATGTAGAGTACCTTATAAACAATGACATAAGTGCTAAAATGGCTAGCATATTGGTAAGTTTAATGAATTTAACTTATTGGTTTGTAATATTCTCAATAATATTTGTATTTATAATACTTTTAAAACACATTTTAAATGTTGGAATAAGAGAGTATTTTACAAAACATACTATGACAGGAATGTTTTTTGTATGGCTAAAAAAAGCAGGAAAAACAGTTATTAATCAAATTAGAACAATAAATCTAAAAGAAAAGCCAAATAAAACTATAGTTACAATTTTGGGAATAAATTTATTGATTATAGTTATAATGTGTAGTATGTGGTTCTTTGGAATAATACTCGCATTAATATATTCAGTAGTATTATTTAAGATACTGTCAGATTACTCTAAAAAGACAATATATGAATATAATCAACTTTTAGATGTTACAAAGAAAATTTCAGATGGAAACTTAGATGTAAATATGGAAAAAGATTTAGGATTTTTTAATCCTATAAAAGACGAATTAGGAAATATTCAAACTGGATTTAAAAAAGCTGTTGACGAAGAGGTTAAGAGTCAAAAGATGAAAACAGAGCTTATATCAAATGTATCACATGACTTAAAAACACCTCTAACATCTATAATCACTTATATAGATTTATTAAAAGATGAAAGTATAACAGATGAAAATCGTAAGTTGTATATTGATACATTAGACAGAAAGTCACAAAGATTGCAACATCTAATAGAAGATTTGTTTGAAGTAAGCAAGGCAAATAGTGGAGATGTTTATTTGAATATAGTAAATGTGGATATTGTATCTCTAATGAAGCAGACACTTTTAGAATTAGATGACAAACTTGCAGATTCATCTCTAATAGTAAAGAATAACTTTTCTAATGAAAAAATAATATTACCATTAGATAGTCAGCGTACATTTAGAGTATTTGAAAATCTTATAATAAATATAAGCAAATATGCAATGCCAAATTCAAGAGTGTATATTGATATTTTAGAAACAGATAATAAAGTAAATATTATGCTTAAAAATATGTCTGCATCTGAGATTGATTTTAGTGTAGATGATATAATGGAGAGATTTGTAAGAGGAGATAAATCACGTAACACAGAAGGTTCTGGTCTTGGTTTAGCGATAGCAAAAAGTTTTATAGAATTACAGGGTGGTAAGATGAATATAAGTGTGGATGGTGATTTATTTAAAGTTACAATTACTTTTAACAAAAATTAG
- a CDS encoding PTS fructose transporter subunit IIB — protein sequence MKIVAITSCIAGLAHTPMAAKALEQAASKMGHEIKVEQQGAMGRVNTITKEEAQDADFILIASDQTISGMERFDGKKVIKVKIGIALKKPEAVLTKCIEAIS from the coding sequence ATGAAAATAGTAGCAATAACATCATGTATAGCAGGATTAGCACACACACCTATGGCAGCAAAAGCTTTAGAACAAGCTGCATCAAAAATGGGTCATGAAATCAAAGTAGAACAACAAGGTGCTATGGGACGAGTAAATACTATAACAAAAGAAGAAGCACAAGATGCGGACTTTATACTTATAGCATCTGACCAAACTATATCTGGAATGGAAAGATTTGATGGTAAAAAAGTGATAAAAGTCAAAATAGGTATAGCGTTAAAAAAACCAGAAGCTGTCTTAACAAAGTGTATAGAAGCTATTTCTTAA
- the rsgA gene encoding ribosome small subunit-dependent GTPase A → MLEGKIIKGISGFYYVDTYNGIYECKARGIFRKQKITPLVGDRVKISIVDEDEKKGILEEIDSRDTELIRPPIANVDKALIVFAIKNPKPNLSLLDRFIVLAEKENLETVIILTKADLDDNDTLETVKNIYELSGYKVIPVSNITKLNIDKVKEELKENVVVFAGPSGVGKSSLLNEIDENFKLQTGVVSDKIKRGKHTTRHAELLKLEFGGMVADTPGFSSLVLEDIEEVELKDYFIEFDKFNDCKFGSKCIHENEPNCAIKEAVTNGEISKERYDSYIQLLHEIRQNNSRRY, encoded by the coding sequence ATGCTAGAAGGAAAAATTATAAAGGGGATTAGTGGATTTTATTATGTAGATACTTATAATGGTATTTATGAATGTAAGGCTAGAGGGATATTTAGAAAGCAGAAAATAACACCTTTGGTTGGTGATAGAGTCAAAATAAGCATTGTTGATGAAGATGAAAAAAAGGGTATCTTAGAAGAAATCGACAGTAGAGATACAGAACTTATAAGACCTCCTATTGCAAATGTAGATAAAGCATTAATAGTATTCGCAATAAAAAATCCTAAACCAAACTTATCTCTTTTAGATAGATTTATAGTTTTGGCAGAAAAAGAAAATTTAGAAACTGTAATAATCCTTACAAAAGCAGATTTAGATGATAATGATACATTAGAAACTGTTAAAAATATATATGAACTTAGTGGCTATAAAGTCATTCCTGTAAGTAATATTACTAAGTTAAATATAGATAAAGTAAAAGAAGAATTAAAAGAAAATGTAGTAGTGTTTGCAGGACCATCTGGAGTTGGAAAATCAAGCTTATTAAATGAAATAGATGAAAATTTTAAACTTCAAACAGGAGTTGTAAGTGATAAAATAAAAAGGGGAAAACATACTACTCGTCACGCTGAACTTTTAAAATTAGAATTTGGTGGAATGGTTGCAGATACACCAGGTTTTAGTTCCCTTGTCCTTGAAGATATAGAGGAAGTTGAACTTAAAGATTATTTTATAGAATTTGATAAATTTAATGATTGTAAGTTTGGTTCAAAGTGTATTCATGAAAATGAACCTAATTGTGCTATAAAAGAAGCTGTTACAAATGGAGAAATATCTAAAGAAAGATATGATAGTTATATACAGCTGCTACATGAAATAAGACAAAATAATAGTAGGAGGTATTAG
- the mngB gene encoding mannosylglycerate hydrolase: MKKTKVHVVPHSHWDREWYFTTSRSKIYLMKDFQDILDILEEKEDFKYFTMDAQASLLDDYLKWRPQDEYRIRDLVQRRRLVIGPWYTQTDQLVISGESIIRNLYYGIDRCNEFGEPMRVGYVPDSFGQSAQMPQIYRGFGIDSSLFWRGVSDDMVDTTEFIWKGSDGSKVLAVQIPFGYYYGGNIPEDDSDLKEYLKDIIGKLKVKASTNNVYFPNGFDQAPIRKNLPDILKKANEIDNENEYEISDIENYIDSVRNERNEFTELKGEFLNAKHMRIHKSIFSSRSDLKIMNNKLENYITNVLEPLLTLSYSLGNEYPHLVIKDIWKLMFENAAHDSIGSCNSDTTNEDVYTRYKQARDLSINLLDLHMRLISTQIKNNNEEITLTVFNGFPEVRNEVVEFDTYIPGQDFVIKNKNGEILNYIIKEKEDITNYILTQTIRLNPSKKIYIPKTVYRAKIALSVKDIPPMGYTQLVFELDTKNKCEIETSNCKEIENKYYKITANKNGSLEILDKESNKTYKNQAVIEDNGDDGDSYNYSPPRKDIYVSSLDSVSSVEVLKSNIQEEMILKYSLTIPASLEERAIGKVSVKMPVTMKITLEPKEQIIKFNVNIKNNQALSHRVRVLFNTEIASKFSIADQQFGIIQRPTVLEKDLALWKRDNYSWQEKPITIEPMQSFVTLEDGQRGIALITGCVREYQIVGDNLDTIALTLFRSFGYMGRENLLYRPGRASGEKIIATPDAQLLKELNFDFGLYIYNNKFDEANVANTAKRFLTPIQIYEYADFLNGRLIFAFNDEKQIYENEYSLMNVNNSNFTVSAIKKEEKGDGIVVRIFNGMKNEDAKGSLNINKNVNDAYSAMLDEIYDNTSKLKVNTKTVEVNSLSHCKVQTIVIK, from the coding sequence ATGAAAAAGACAAAAGTACATGTAGTTCCACACAGTCATTGGGATAGAGAATGGTATTTTACAACATCAAGGTCAAAAATATATTTAATGAAAGATTTTCAAGATATATTAGACATATTGGAAGAAAAAGAAGACTTTAAATACTTTACTATGGATGCACAAGCTTCTCTCTTAGATGATTATTTAAAATGGAGACCTCAGGATGAATATAGAATAAGAGATTTAGTTCAAAGAAGAAGATTAGTTATTGGACCTTGGTATACTCAAACAGACCAATTGGTTATATCAGGAGAATCTATAATTAGAAACCTTTACTATGGAATAGATAGATGCAATGAATTTGGTGAACCTATGAGGGTTGGATATGTACCAGATTCTTTTGGGCAATCAGCTCAAATGCCACAAATATACAGAGGTTTTGGAATAGATAGTTCATTATTTTGGCGTGGAGTTTCTGATGATATGGTAGATACAACAGAGTTTATATGGAAAGGTTCTGATGGTTCAAAAGTATTAGCAGTTCAAATACCATTTGGTTATTACTATGGAGGTAATATACCAGAAGATGATTCAGATTTAAAAGAATATTTAAAAGATATAATCGGAAAACTTAAGGTTAAAGCTTCTACTAATAACGTATATTTTCCAAATGGATTTGACCAAGCACCAATAAGAAAAAACCTTCCTGATATATTAAAAAAAGCTAATGAAATAGATAATGAAAATGAATACGAAATAAGTGATATAGAAAACTATATAGATTCAGTAAGAAATGAAAGAAATGAATTTACAGAGCTTAAAGGTGAATTTTTAAATGCTAAACATATGAGAATACACAAATCCATATTCTCCTCAAGGTCAGACCTTAAAATAATGAATAACAAATTAGAAAATTATATTACAAATGTACTTGAACCATTATTAACATTAAGTTATTCACTTGGAAATGAATACCCTCATCTAGTTATAAAAGATATATGGAAACTTATGTTTGAAAATGCAGCTCATGACAGCATAGGTTCTTGTAATAGTGACACAACAAATGAGGATGTATACACAAGATACAAACAAGCCAGAGATTTGAGTATAAATTTATTAGATTTGCATATGAGACTTATAAGTACTCAAATCAAAAATAATAATGAAGAAATAACATTAACAGTATTCAATGGATTCCCAGAAGTCAGAAATGAAGTTGTAGAATTTGATACTTATATTCCAGGTCAAGATTTTGTGATAAAGAATAAAAATGGAGAAATTCTTAATTATATAATAAAAGAAAAAGAAGATATTACAAATTATATATTAACTCAAACAATAAGATTAAACCCAAGTAAAAAAATATATATACCCAAAACTGTATATAGAGCAAAAATTGCACTTTCAGTAAAAGATATACCACCAATGGGATATACTCAACTAGTTTTTGAATTGGATACTAAAAATAAATGTGAAATAGAAACAAGTAATTGCAAAGAAATAGAAAACAAATACTACAAAATAACAGCCAATAAAAATGGTTCATTAGAAATATTAGATAAAGAATCTAATAAGACTTATAAAAACCAAGCTGTAATTGAAGATAATGGAGATGATGGAGATTCATACAACTATTCTCCTCCAAGAAAAGATATTTATGTTTCATCTTTAGATTCTGTATCTTCAGTAGAAGTGCTAAAATCAAACATTCAAGAAGAAATGATACTTAAATATTCATTGACCATACCAGCTTCACTGGAAGAAAGGGCTATAGGTAAAGTTTCTGTGAAAATGCCAGTAACAATGAAAATTACCTTAGAACCTAAAGAACAAATAATTAAGTTTAATGTTAATATAAAAAATAACCAAGCACTATCTCATAGAGTAAGAGTTTTATTTAATACAGAAATAGCATCTAAGTTTTCTATAGCAGATCAACAATTTGGAATAATACAAAGACCAACAGTATTAGAAAAAGACCTTGCATTGTGGAAAAGAGACAATTACTCATGGCAAGAAAAACCTATAACTATCGAACCAATGCAAAGTTTTGTTACTTTAGAGGATGGACAAAGAGGAATAGCATTAATAACTGGTTGTGTAAGAGAATATCAAATAGTTGGTGATAATTTAGATACAATAGCATTAACACTATTCAGGTCATTTGGATATATGGGAAGAGAAAATTTACTTTATAGACCAGGAAGAGCTTCTGGAGAAAAAATAATAGCAACACCAGATGCACAATTACTTAAAGAGTTAAACTTTGACTTTGGTCTTTACATATATAACAATAAATTTGATGAAGCAAATGTAGCTAATACAGCTAAGAGATTCTTAACACCTATACAAATATATGAATATGCTGATTTTTTAAATGGTAGACTTATATTTGCATTCAATGACGAAAAACAAATATATGAAAATGAATATAGTTTGATGAATGTAAATAATTCAAATTTCACAGTAAGTGCAATAAAGAAAGAAGAAAAAGGAGATGGAATTGTAGTTAGAATCTTCAATGGTATGAAAAATGAGGATGCTAAGGGAAGTCTTAACATCAATAAAAATGTCAATGATGCTTATAGTGCAATGCTCGACGAAATCTATGATAATACTAGCAAGCTTAAAGTAAATACTAAAACTGTAGAGGTAAATTCTTTATCACATTGTAAAGTACAAACAATAGTAATTAAATAA
- a CDS encoding nitroreductase family protein, whose product MELQDTIFKRQSVRKFKNQDVSDEDILKMIKAAGAAPSGKNIQNWHFVVIKRRDLMEKIADVITKKQQEILAEMDKVSVDKANRFRKFVKNFTLFYLKAPVLVLVFTKVYNPSGYYELELIDAPKETIDKLFIRNPGMQSLGAAIENFTLSAIELGYGSCWLTSQNYAADEIEAVLEAETGFEKGEYFLGAMLALGVPEDNLKSPSKKPVEEICTFIK is encoded by the coding sequence ATGGAATTACAAGATACTATTTTTAAAAGACAAAGTGTAAGAAAGTTTAAAAATCAAGATGTATCAGATGAAGATATTTTAAAAATGATAAAAGCAGCAGGTGCAGCACCATCAGGCAAGAATATTCAAAACTGGCATTTTGTTGTTATAAAACGCCGTGATTTAATGGAAAAGATAGCAGATGTGATAACTAAAAAGCAACAAGAAATACTTGCAGAAATGGATAAAGTATCAGTGGATAAGGCTAATAGATTTAGAAAATTTGTTAAAAACTTTACACTATTTTATTTAAAAGCTCCAGTTTTAGTATTAGTTTTTACAAAGGTATATAACCCATCAGGATATTATGAATTAGAGCTTATAGATGCACCTAAGGAGACTATAGATAAATTATTTATAAGAAATCCAGGTATGCAGAGTCTAGGTGCTGCAATTGAAAACTTTACACTATCAGCAATTGAACTTGGATATGGTTCTTGTTGGTTGACAAGTCAAAACTATGCAGCAGATGAGATAGAAGCTGTTTTAGAAGCAGAAACTGGTTTTGAAAAGGGAGAGTATTTTTTAGGTGCAATGTTAGCTCTTGGAGTGCCAGAGGACAATTTGAAGAGTCCATCTAAAAAACCAGTAGAAGAAATATGTACATTTATAAAATAA
- a CDS encoding PTS fructose transporter subunit IIC: MSKKNKSLLSELKGHLMTGISYMLPLVIGSSLVVAIPKLTALAVGITSLDAYKNVSGFYHILYLMEQVGWTGIGLLNTVLAGFIAFSIGEKPAMGAGFIGGLIASNTNAGFLGAVIAGFFAGYVCKFLKKKIKISGSASGMMPLIIMPLITVGLTGFLMSVVLAGPLGNINTSLNAWVAEMCQNGTNSVVLALILGAMIGFDLGGPVNKAAWMAGNALLLEGIYLPAILVNCAIVIPPLGYGLATFIRKSKFSNALAETGKGNIVMGIIGITEGAIPFTLTNPLKLVPVNMIGCALGVGLSALLGVHAIMPPVGGLYGFISIGSGWAYLVGAIFGALVIAILSTTLVDFNEDETTENIEFDEIELDIM, encoded by the coding sequence ATGAGTAAAAAAAATAAATCTCTTTTAAGTGAACTTAAGGGACACTTAATGACAGGTATCTCATATATGTTGCCACTTGTAATAGGCTCATCTTTAGTTGTAGCTATCCCAAAGCTTACAGCTTTAGCAGTGGGTATAACAAGTTTAGATGCTTATAAAAATGTATCTGGTTTTTATCATATTCTTTACTTAATGGAACAAGTTGGTTGGACTGGCATAGGTCTATTAAATACGGTATTAGCAGGATTTATAGCATTTTCAATAGGTGAGAAACCAGCTATGGGTGCAGGTTTTATTGGTGGGCTCATAGCAAGTAATACTAATGCAGGATTCTTAGGAGCAGTAATAGCAGGTTTCTTTGCTGGGTATGTTTGTAAGTTTTTAAAGAAAAAAATTAAAATATCTGGGTCAGCATCAGGAATGATGCCACTTATAATAATGCCACTTATAACAGTTGGATTAACTGGTTTTTTAATGAGTGTTGTATTAGCAGGACCTTTAGGAAACATAAATACTTCATTAAATGCTTGGGTAGCTGAAATGTGTCAAAATGGAACAAATTCGGTGGTATTGGCTTTAATTTTAGGCGCAATGATAGGATTCGATTTAGGTGGACCAGTAAATAAAGCAGCTTGGATGGCAGGAAATGCATTATTGTTAGAGGGAATCTATCTACCAGCGATATTGGTAAACTGCGCAATAGTTATACCTCCACTAGGATATGGTTTAGCTACATTCATAAGAAAATCAAAATTTTCCAATGCATTAGCTGAAACAGGAAAAGGCAATATAGTTATGGGTATAATTGGAATAACAGAAGGTGCAATTCCTTTCACTTTAACAAATCCATTAAAATTAGTTCCTGTTAATATGATAGGATGCGCTTTGGGTGTAGGATTATCAGCTTTGTTAGGTGTACATGCTATAATGCCTCCAGTTGGTGGATTATATGGATTTATATCAATAGGTTCTGGATGGGCTTACTTAGTAGGTGCAATATTTGGAGCTTTAGTAATAGCAATACTATCAACAACTTTAGTAGACTTCAATGAAGATGAAACTACGGAAAATATAGAATTTGATGAAATAGAGTTAGATATAATGTAA
- the rpe gene encoding ribulose-phosphate 3-epimerase — translation MIKLAPSILSADFAKLLEDVRKVESAGCEYLHIDVMDGHFVPNITLGPLVVKSLKKENINMVFDAHLMIENPDQYIEEFVKAGCDIITVHQEACVHLHRTIQNIKSHGIKAGVVLNPATPVDTIKHVLPDLDMVLLMSVNPGFGGQSFIPCVLDKIKELKAIIDSQGLNIDIEVDGGISPKNVAEVVQAGANIIVAGSAIFGSDDIQETVNLFRKNASLEELV, via the coding sequence ATGATTAAATTAGCACCATCAATATTATCAGCAGATTTTGCAAAATTATTAGAAGATGTAAGAAAAGTAGAAAGTGCAGGATGTGAATATCTTCATATCGATGTAATGGATGGACACTTTGTACCAAACATTACATTAGGACCACTTGTAGTCAAAAGTTTAAAGAAAGAAAATATAAATATGGTATTTGATGCTCATCTTATGATAGAAAATCCAGACCAGTATATTGAAGAATTTGTAAAAGCAGGATGTGATATAATAACTGTTCACCAGGAGGCTTGTGTTCATCTACATAGAACTATACAAAATATAAAATCACATGGAATAAAAGCTGGTGTAGTACTTAATCCAGCTACACCAGTAGATACGATTAAACATGTACTACCTGATTTAGATATGGTATTATTAATGTCTGTTAACCCTGGATTTGGAGGACAATCATTTATTCCTTGTGTTTTAGATAAGATTAAAGAGTTAAAAGCTATTATAGATAGTCAAGGATTAAACATTGATATAGAAGTTGATGGTGGTATAAGCCCTAAAAACGTAGCCGAAGTTGTACAAGCAGGAGCTAATATAATAGTAGCAGGTTCTGCAATATTTGGAAGTGATGACATTCAAGAAACAGTTAATTTATTTAGAAAGAATGCTTCTCTTGAAGAATTAGTTTAA